One window of the Thermoproteales archaeon genome contains the following:
- a CDS encoding 16S rRNA methyltransferase, with translation MHKILLAFNYFKVMNKNIHEEGLMKQLIMLFADAAIELIPKEIWNHPVIKAHSRKRSKKPGEMLLDISLHYHAMKKLKDFRKRGRPDIVHFCLLMALGSPLCKAGKLLPIIQTYCNDIISIDPEIRLPRNYNRFVGLIEQLLTVGRVPPVGDKVLMRVIGKDLEIILEKYNPSEIFLLTEDGEQLSPRMLAREIIKYELPMVVIGAYQHGPLSSNIKKIVDKEFSISKYILDAWVVTAEVICAVEDVLDIHEEQI, from the coding sequence ATGCACAAAATACTTTTGGCTTTCAATTATTTTAAAGTTATGAATAAAAATATTCACGAGGAAGGGCTAATGAAACAATTAATCATGCTTTTTGCTGACGCGGCCATAGAGCTTATCCCAAAGGAAATATGGAATCACCCTGTCATAAAAGCGCATTCTAGAAAAAGATCTAAAAAGCCAGGCGAAATGCTGCTGGATATCTCTCTGCATTATCATGCTATGAAAAAACTTAAAGACTTCAGAAAAAGGGGACGCCCAGATATTGTCCATTTCTGTTTGCTAATGGCACTAGGCTCACCGCTTTGCAAAGCTGGTAAGCTCCTCCCCATAATACAAACTTATTGTAACGACATTATCTCAATCGATCCCGAAATAAGACTTCCTCGTAACTATAATAGGTTCGTTGGATTGATCGAGCAGCTTTTGACGGTAGGTCGAGTACCCCCCGTGGGTGATAAAGTTCTTATGAGAGTGATCGGAAAAGATTTAGAAATAATATTAGAGAAATACAACCCCTCAGAAATATTCCTTTTAACTGAAGACGGCGAACAGCTTTCTCCAAGAATGCTAGCGAGGGAGATAATAAAATACGAATTGCCAATGGTAGTTATTGGAGCTTATCAGCACGGACCTTTATCAAGCAATATAAAAAAAATAGTGGACAAGGAGTTTTCGATAAGCAAATATATTTTAGATGCCTGGGTAGTAACAGCAGAGGTTATCTGCGCAGTGGAAGATGTCTTAGACATTCATGAGGAGCAAATATGA
- the rsmA gene encoding ribosomal RNA small subunit methyltransferase A translates to MKELLEYTKKILRKYRVYPKKRLSQHFLVDKKILDIIVNSLELKNNEIVLEIGAGIGTVTRVIAERCLKVLAVEIDKRLVELLRRELRDFDNVEIISANILDMSIPRVDKIFSNTPFSISSPLLFKLLDEPYYDFAVMSFQKEFVDRLRAKPGTKAYGRLTVSFQSRARMEVLTFISRKCFYPEPDVDAVLIKIKPLKSPCIDTKLIDDILRFMFSRRRKNIGKVLREYIMLKYPSIDFEKILSEVGINSRLRVYQLTPEDFINIVNTLRKLEI, encoded by the coding sequence ATGAAGGAGCTATTAGAGTATACTAAGAAGATACTAAGGAAATATAGAGTCTATCCTAAAAAGCGGCTGTCCCAACATTTCTTAGTAGATAAGAAAATTTTGGATATAATAGTAAATAGTCTGGAACTTAAAAATAATGAAATAGTTTTAGAAATAGGCGCTGGGATAGGAACAGTCACACGCGTTATCGCAGAAAGATGTTTAAAAGTTCTAGCAGTAGAAATCGATAAGCGTCTAGTCGAATTGTTAAGAAGAGAGTTGAGAGATTTTGACAATGTTGAAATAATTTCAGCTAATATACTGGATATGAGCATTCCTCGAGTTGATAAAATTTTCTCAAATACTCCGTTTTCGATATCTTCGCCCTTGCTTTTTAAATTATTAGACGAACCGTACTACGACTTTGCAGTAATGTCTTTTCAGAAAGAATTTGTTGATAGGTTGAGAGCTAAGCCTGGAACTAAAGCTTATGGAAGATTAACAGTTTCATTTCAATCTAGGGCTAGAATGGAGGTTTTAACATTTATTTCGCGTAAATGCTTTTATCCAGAGCCCGATGTAGACGCCGTATTAATTAAGATAAAGCCGCTTAAGAGTCCTTGTATAGATACCAAGCTTATAGATGATATATTAAGATTTATGTTTTCGCGTAGAAGAAAGAACATTGGTAAGGTTTTAAGAGAATATATTATGCTTAAGTATCCTTCGATAGATTTTGAAAAGATATTATCGGAGGTAGGAATAAATTCTCGATTGAGAGTATACCAGCTAACACCAGAAGATTTTATAAATATAGTAAATACTTTAAGGAAGCTTGAAATATAG
- a CDS encoding nucleotidyltransferase domain-containing protein has product MKIVRIQDSKHVKYSNEHWKLLRSLRAYALRIMKILLNSGLDPIVHGSIARGDVHKNSDIDIVIPYYTNPFLIENALDMAGISLLKKEIVQATPRHAIKASIYIDERTVVTFPLSKLSRLEREFYRFSGEINSDDLEKNLRVPGVNKKLLAIIPVEDGHIEFSIIGREHEVAEILKVSIDIVKEREYILTRRDEKGRTGVFVHKELPPDMSIAEAALKIARQNLMFRKQLII; this is encoded by the coding sequence ATGAAAATCGTGCGCATACAAGATAGTAAACATGTAAAATATAGTAACGAACATTGGAAATTACTGCGTAGTCTAAGAGCCTATGCTTTGAGAATAATGAAAATTCTCTTAAATTCAGGACTTGACCCTATAGTGCATGGAAGTATTGCAAGAGGAGATGTTCATAAAAATAGCGATATTGATATTGTAATACCCTACTATACGAATCCATTCTTAATAGAAAATGCCCTAGATATGGCAGGGATTTCTCTATTGAAAAAAGAAATAGTGCAAGCCACACCAAGGCACGCAATTAAAGCAAGCATTTATATTGATGAAAGGACAGTCGTAACATTTCCCTTATCGAAATTATCTAGACTTGAAAGAGAATTTTATAGATTCAGTGGAGAGATAAATTCTGATGATCTAGAAAAAAATCTGAGAGTACCCGGAGTTAATAAAAAATTACTGGCAATAATTCCAGTAGAGGATGGTCATATAGAATTTTCCATAATTGGAAGAGAACATGAAGTTGCTGAAATTTTAAAAGTATCAATTGACATAGTGAAAGAAAGAGAGTATATCCTGACGAGACGAGACGAGAAAGGACGTACTGGTGTCTTTGTACATAAAGAACTCCCACCAGACATGAGCATAGCAGAAGCTGCTTTAAAAATAGCACGTCAAAATCTTATGTTTAGAAAACAATTAATAATCTAA
- the dph2 gene encoding diphthamide biosynthesis enzyme Dph2 codes for MYDLSIQRVKKWLSDNKAKKVLIQAPDGIKAYLENFIESLEKEVEVFISGSRAWGGCDIALKEAKQLGIKHIIHIGHHGPVRVKIPENIQVFFVPAFAKISVENALENNLNKLGDCSPIGLLASLQHVNQLKSVKKKLENLGYSVVIGHGNLPFDGQIIGCDVSAAVNIARKVSCFLVIAGGIFHGFGVYIRTGKKTLILDPYRKKIVDIQKTMEKFYAKHLYNLAKALEAKKFGVLVSTKPGQYSINLARKIAQKIKKHGKKAYIIVTDEIEPETLQNFTFIDAYVNTACPRLNFDNEDNFKKPIIGAKEIDYVLENRLADHKIIDTLHIL; via the coding sequence ATGTATGACTTAAGCATTCAACGTGTAAAAAAGTGGTTGTCAGATAATAAGGCAAAAAAAGTGCTAATACAAGCGCCTGATGGAATAAAAGCCTATTTAGAAAATTTCATAGAATCCTTGGAGAAAGAAGTAGAAGTTTTCATATCTGGAAGTCGTGCTTGGGGCGGTTGTGATATAGCATTAAAGGAAGCTAAGCAATTAGGCATAAAACACATTATCCACATTGGACATCATGGACCCGTTCGTGTAAAAATTCCAGAGAACATTCAAGTATTTTTTGTTCCTGCATTTGCCAAAATAAGTGTTGAAAATGCTTTAGAAAATAACCTTAATAAACTTGGAGACTGCTCTCCAATCGGCCTTTTAGCTTCATTACAGCATGTAAATCAGCTTAAAAGTGTAAAGAAAAAGCTTGAAAATCTTGGATACTCTGTAGTTATCGGACATGGTAATCTTCCCTTTGATGGACAAATTATTGGCTGTGATGTATCTGCGGCTGTAAATATAGCTCGCAAAGTATCGTGTTTTCTGGTTATTGCCGGTGGCATATTTCATGGATTTGGTGTTTATATAAGAACTGGTAAGAAAACGTTAATCCTTGATCCCTACAGGAAAAAAATTGTAGACATCCAAAAAACTATGGAGAAATTTTATGCAAAGCATTTGTATAACCTAGCAAAGGCATTAGAGGCTAAAAAATTTGGCGTGTTAGTATCAACAAAACCTGGACAATATTCGATAAATCTAGCAAGAAAAATTGCCCAAAAAATTAAAAAACATGGCAAAAAAGCCTATATCATAGTTACCGATGAGATAGAACCTGAAACACTACAAAATTTCACTTTTATAGATGCATACGTAAATACCGCATGTCCGAGGCTTAATTTTGACAATGAAGATAATTTTAAAAAACCTATAATAGGGGCAAAAGAAATAGATTATGTTCTGGAAAATAGATTAGCAGACCATAAAATAATAGATACACTGCACATCTTATAA
- a CDS encoding mRNA surveillance protein pelota: protein MKIKDINLEEKTIELIIEQKEDLYYLSLILDKNDIVYAWTWRQIRIETGMGKSEKGERVRIYLGIVVEKLEFQKFTDRLRILGKVIEAPEYLHIKGHYHTLSLQPVAEVKIIKKNLPNIYLRILEKAARRTYKNLLICIGDQETVFGKISKSGIEIIATIACKVVKHDRGKKSYTEEYRDYWRSILEEIKFLLQKDSYDRVIIAAPALLEDFFRNYLARYQKELYKKAMFLNVTEGGLSGIYELVRDGKLAKVVTELKLNYEKNLVDQIFKQLEKGERRVAIGLREVIKAAEIAAIEKLLITDTIFFELKANEEFSYLLDNIEKSKGEIIIISDDHEHGIKLKSLGGIVAFLYFPVFS from the coding sequence ATGAAAATAAAGGATATAAATTTGGAGGAAAAAACAATAGAATTAATAATCGAACAAAAGGAAGACTTGTATTATTTATCACTAATTCTTGATAAAAACGATATAGTATATGCTTGGACTTGGAGACAGATAAGAATAGAAACAGGGATGGGAAAAAGCGAAAAAGGAGAAAGAGTTAGGATATACTTGGGTATTGTTGTAGAAAAGCTAGAATTTCAAAAGTTTACAGATAGGTTAAGAATACTTGGAAAAGTTATCGAAGCTCCAGAATACCTGCACATAAAAGGACATTATCATACATTATCGTTACAGCCTGTAGCCGAAGTAAAGATAATAAAGAAAAATCTGCCAAATATTTATTTACGAATATTAGAAAAAGCAGCGCGTAGAACTTATAAAAACTTACTAATTTGCATAGGCGATCAAGAAACTGTATTTGGTAAAATAAGCAAAAGTGGTATAGAGATAATAGCCACTATAGCATGCAAGGTGGTAAAACATGATAGAGGTAAAAAATCTTATACTGAAGAATACCGTGATTATTGGAGAAGTATATTAGAGGAAATAAAATTTCTCTTACAAAAGGATAGTTACGATAGGGTTATAATAGCGGCACCAGCTTTACTTGAAGATTTTTTCCGTAATTATCTAGCTAGATATCAGAAAGAATTATACAAAAAAGCTATGTTCTTGAATGTTACAGAGGGGGGGCTTTCGGGAATTTATGAGTTAGTAAGGGATGGAAAGCTAGCTAAGGTTGTTACCGAGCTTAAATTGAACTACGAGAAAAATCTTGTTGACCAGATTTTTAAACAATTAGAAAAAGGTGAAAGACGAGTAGCTATTGGGCTAAGAGAAGTTATTAAAGCTGCTGAAATTGCTGCAATCGAAAAACTGCTCATTACAGATACGATATTCTTCGAGCTAAAAGCTAATGAAGAGTTTAGCTATTTATTGGACAACATTGAAAAGTCCAAGGGTGAAATAATTATAATATCTGATGATCATGAACATGGAATAAAGCTTAAATCACTAGGAGGCATTGTTGCTTTCCTATATTTTCCAGTTTTTAGTTAG
- a CDS encoding preprotein translocase subunit Sec61beta, with protein sequence MSKVKKKRERTPATMSAAGLMSFFEEEIEGIKLRPELVVASAIVLITLVIMAHLGLFAF encoded by the coding sequence GTGTCTAAAGTAAAGAAGAAACGTGAAAGAACGCCAGCCACAATGTCGGCAGCCGGATTAATGTCCTTTTTTGAGGAAGAAATTGAAGGTATAAAATTACGCCCTGAGCTTGTTGTAGCTTCAGCAATTGTCCTTATTACTCTTGTAATAATGGCGCATCTCGGCCTCTTCGCTTTTTAG
- a CDS encoding geranylgeranylglyceryl/heptaprenylglyceryl phosphate synthase translates to MRKSYKGQVKKMIMKKITENHAIHMVLIDPDITPPDRAAKIAVEAEKAGSSAVMVGGSIGVSERMVDETVIAIKENSDLPVILFPGSIGELSKYADAVWFLSVLNSVNPYFIIGGQMQAAPIIKRYGVEPLSLAYLILGCGGAVSYVSNTRPIPFDQAEVVVAFALAAQFLGFQFIYLEGGSGGKPIPPNIIKMVSETVTIPLIVGGGIRNGELAKRAVEAGANIIVTGTIIEEVSEVYKTLKEIVDSIKEAAKKRRGRDAPLLQE, encoded by the coding sequence ATGAGGAAAAGCTACAAAGGACAAGTAAAGAAGATGATAATGAAAAAAATAACAGAGAATCATGCAATACACATGGTCTTAATTGATCCTGATATTACGCCACCCGATCGTGCAGCTAAAATAGCTGTTGAAGCCGAAAAAGCTGGTTCTTCTGCAGTTATGGTTGGAGGAAGCATAGGAGTCTCGGAGAGAATGGTTGATGAAACGGTAATTGCAATAAAGGAAAATTCCGATCTTCCTGTTATACTTTTTCCTGGCAGCATAGGTGAGCTAAGCAAGTATGCTGATGCTGTTTGGTTTTTATCGGTGTTAAACTCTGTTAACCCCTATTTTATTATTGGAGGACAAATGCAAGCCGCGCCGATAATAAAGAGGTATGGCGTAGAGCCGCTTTCGCTAGCTTATCTAATTCTGGGGTGTGGCGGAGCCGTCAGCTATGTTAGCAATACAAGACCAATACCCTTTGATCAAGCAGAAGTAGTCGTAGCCTTTGCTCTTGCAGCCCAATTTTTAGGTTTTCAATTTATATACCTTGAGGGTGGCTCGGGAGGTAAGCCCATACCTCCGAATATAATAAAAATGGTAAGCGAAACCGTTACCATACCTTTAATAGTTGGAGGCGGTATTAGGAATGGAGAACTTGCTAAACGGGCTGTGGAGGCAGGTGCTAATATAATAGTCACGGGAACGATTATAGAAGAAGTTAGCGAAGTATATAAAACGTTGAAGGAAATTGTTGATTCAATAAAAGAAGCTGCTAAAAAGCGAAGAGGCCGAGATGCGCCATTATTACAAGAGTAA